The proteins below are encoded in one region of Juglans microcarpa x Juglans regia isolate MS1-56 chromosome 4D, Jm3101_v1.0, whole genome shotgun sequence:
- the LOC121260912 gene encoding uncharacterized protein LOC121260912, with protein MSTSKDTTTVASQPGLECCMCGDYGFSYELFQCKVCEFRSQHRYCSNLYPKAESYRICNWCLSQKEDAKEKSQNSSNSSSSNKNQGEDDSKSNRRNVNGDSLANLKGQRDTSQLKLNVPIKKQRSPDGSPSPSPSPSPSPSARKRIITNARMEEKLRRTKSEEISNRIGVTRPLFRNKVRRYKLLDEVSS; from the exons ATGTCAACAAGCAAAGATACTACTACTGTAGCGTCACAACCTGGCCTTGAGTGTTGCATGTGTGGCGATTATGGTTTCTCCTACGAGCTTTTCCAATGCAAAGTTTGCGAATTCAGATCGCAGCACAG GTACTGTAGCAATCTCTATCCGAAGGCCGAGTCTTATCGGATTTGCAATTGGTGTTTGAGTCAGAAGGAGGACGCCAAAGAAAAGTCACAGAATTCATCCAATTCTTCATCGTCGAACAAGAATCAGGGCGAAGACGATAGCAAGAGCAACAGAAGGAATGTAAATGGTGACAGTCTCGCAAACCTAAAAGGTCAAAGAGACACTTCGCAGTTAAAACTCAACGTTCCCATCAAGAAACAGAGATCGCCGGATGGATCGCCGTCTCCGTCGCCATCGCCATCGCCATCGCCGTCGGCCCGAAAGAGGATCATCACGAATGCTCGTATGGAAGAGAAGCTCAGGAGAACCAAATCGGAGGAGATATCAAACAGAATTGGAGTCACCAGGCCTTTGTTCAGGAATAAGGTGAGAAGGTATAAGCTTTTGGATGAGGTTTCAAGCTAA
- the LOC121260566 gene encoding serine/threonine-protein kinase-like protein At3g51990 produces the protein MGYLSCNADSAIAICDSYYSAVKNRPRTRTRKHSKAVQIRQFLHSELVAATDGFSAECFLGKGSHGSVYKAVLDDGKLVAAVKRTKLLNPSTTTTSFQNHQYHNSNCTNCCNCTSPAENEIEILSRVQHPRLVNLLGFCSDSSNRKLLVVEYMPNGSLYDLLHSTSRSPPGWTRRVRFAVQIAKAVLALHSSNPPVIHRDIKSSNVLIDENRNARLGDFGLALRGHVEDVRIKCTPPAGTLGYLDPGYLAPGDLSTKSDVFSFGILLLEIISGRHAIDVNYSPPSVVDWAVPLIKHGEFSGICDYRISTPSDLAVIRHLAVLAARCVRSSAEKRPDMAEVVECLKIVAKKVHTPPIWKNLRQRVTCVDNTTRSLMKWETYDMSEDVVKVTKLGSRRNRKVSSVPGADYGSEPTGSVGDRMVRSKSVGYYSETNAESDSNLSANRRVSGRMKPGMAVKMPVVKLSKSRSMGVLQSPRLVQYNKSRGFLFEFGRNNIPETSTGIDMSKLVIGLDEESENIMLEKPLVSTFHII, from the coding sequence atgGGCTATCTCTCTTGCAATGCAGATTCCGCCATAGCCATCTGCGACTCCTACTATTCCGCTGTCAAGAACAGACCAAGAACCCGAACTCGCAAACACAGTAAGGCGGTGCAAATCAGACAGTTTTTGCACTCCGAGTTAGTTGCCGCCACCGATGGCTTCTCAGCGGAGTGCTTCTTGGGCAAAGGCAGCCATGGGAGTGTCTATAAAGCCGTCCTCGACGATGGCAAGCTCGTCGCTGCCGTCAAAAGGACGAAGCTtcttaatccctcaacaacaaCGACAAGCTTCCAAAATCATCAGTACCACAACAGCAACTGCACTAATTGTTGCAACTGTACCAGCCCCGCAGAGAACGAGATTGAGATACTCTCCAGGGTACAACACCCTCGGCTTGTGAACCTGTTGGGATTCTGTTCGGACTCCAGCAACAGGAAACTGCTTGTCGTCGAGTACATGCCCAACGGTTCCCTCTACGATCTCTTACACTCGACCTCCAGGTCACCGCCAGGTTGGACACGGCGGGTGCGGTTCGCGGTTCAGATAGCAAAAGCGGTCCTGGCGCTTCACTCGTCGAATCCTCCGGTTATTCACCGAGATATAAAGTCCTCGAACGTCTTAATCGATGAGAACAGGAACGCGAGGTTGGGAGATTTCGGATTGGCCCTGAGGGGACACGTGGAAGACGTGCGAATAAAGTGCACTCCTCCGGCGGGAACTTTAGGGTACCTCGACCCTGGCTATCTAGCGCCGGGAGATCTGAGCACCAAGAGCGACGTGTTCAGCTTTGGGATCTTGCTCTTGGAGATCATCAGCGGCAGGCACGCCATCGATGTTAATTACAGTCCGCCATCGGTGGTCGACTGGGCCGTGCCGTTGATTAAGCACGGCGAATTCTCCGGGATCTGTGACTACCGGATCAGTACTCCGTCTGATCTAGCAGTGATCCGACATCTTGCGGTGCTCGCCGCCAGGTGCGTTCGATCAAGCGCGGAAAAACGTCCGGATATGGCGGAGGTGGTGGAGTGCTTGAAAATCGTCGCCAAGAAGGTCCACACGCCACCGATCTGGAAAAACTTGAGGCAACGAGTCACGTGCGTCGACAACACTACTCGATCGTTGATGAAGTGGGAAACGTACGACATGAGTGAAGATGTTGTGAAGGTTACGAAACTCGGAAGTAGACGAAACAGGAAAGTATCCAGTGTTCCGGGTGCAGATTATGGGAGTGAACCAACCGGTTCGGTCGGTGACCGTATGGTTAGATCGAAATCGGTGGGTTATTACAGCGAAACAAATGCGGAGTCGGATTCAAACTTGAGCGCAAATCGACGTGTGTCGGGTAGAATGAAGCCAGGAATGGCAGTGAAAATGCCAGTGGTGAAGCTGAGCAAGTCAAGGTCCATGGGAGTCTTGCAAAGTCCACGCCTGGTACAGTACAACAAGAGTAGAGGCTTTTTGTTTGAGTTTGGACGGAATAATATTCCTGAGACTTCGACAGGAATCGACATGTCCAAGTTGGTGATTGGTTTGGATGAGGAGTCCGAAAACATCATGCTCGAGAAACCAttggtttcaactttccatataatataa